The genomic interval ATTTCTGCCTCATCGCCAGTTTAATTCTCGCAGCAACGGTAACATTATAATATCCCATAGCCCGATAGGGCACCATTCATGACTCAGTGTAAAAGCTTCCGGAAACGGGAGCTTTTTTGATTTAAGATATACGAGTTCAGATATTTGATTTTTGAGGAGAGATGATCAGAGGTCGAGGATAAGGTCAAGGATGAGGTTAAGGTCGAGGATAAGCAGCTTTCAGATGTCAGCAATTAGCTCTGAGACGGGGCTGTATTGTTGCACCTCTATGCCGCAGCCGCAAGCCGCATGCTATTTTATCCACACCAGATTGCGCTCTGATTTATAACTCAGGTAAATTATATCGCTCTCAACAAAATCGTTGGTTAACGGAATTGCGTCAATCTTGTTTTCCTTAATGAATAATGCAGTTGCATTGAGTTGCGCTTGTTTTATAGCTGGCTCAGGGATAGATTTGTGATAAATTCCGGTTGACCAGAAAGCAGCCAGATGCATCAGAAAAATAAATACACCGATAACAATTCCAGGTTTTTTGAAAACCTCAATTGATTTGGCAAACAATGCAGCGCCTGCCAGTGCAATGAAAGGCGTGAAGCGGGCTGTGTAAATGTAATGAATGGAACTGGCACTCAGCACTGCCACGAAAAACAGCAATGCGGTCCATAACGCGATTTTTTGAACAGATAAATCAATCGGGCCACATTTTTTTCTTGCGAAAACGAAGCACATTACAGCCAGAGCAACAACAATATACCCAGGACCTGAAAGAATATTGTGAATCTGCTTGAGCACCAGTAGCCAAGTTTCAGGATTCAGTACATCGTAACCCATGTCGGTATAATGGCTTCCGAAGAAACCACTTCGTTCGAGATAGCGAATTCCAAGGGCTCTGTATAATGCATCAAATCCTCCAATAGATAGATATTGAAAGGCAACGGCTCCATATGTAACAAGCGCTGATGCAGCCACTAAAATTACCCCGTAGCGAATATGCGCCTTTTTGAACTGGCGGAAATATATAATGAACAATGCCGCTACGAAAGTGAGTCCCATCCAGTCGGTTGCAGCCAGCAAAGCAACAGATAGAAATAGCAGCAGCCGAACAATAAACACCCTGTCTGATTGCAAATACAGAGTCCAGGCAGCGAGCGTGGTGATTAGAAAAAACTGTCCCCAGATTTCACTGAAATTATGCTGGCTGTGAGCAAAAAGATTTACCGGATTCAGCAGATAAAACACCATGGCCGCCAGCATTGACAGTTGAACATATCTCTGCTCTGTCTGCTGCGATGATTGTTTGATGATCCAGGCGAGAAGGAGGGCTCCAGCCAGAAAAATAAATATCAGAAACCATTGTAAAGTTGCCTGATTTACAGATAAACCGAAAAGTTGTATGAGGCCATAATTGGCAATGAATGCGAAGGGTGGGTGCGAAACATAATAGTTGTTGCCTTCTTTATCTTCGAGTCGTTGGTAATAGTGATTGAATTTTTTTGCCTCCGGCCAGGTTTGAACGGGTGCCGCATGATATTCACTTAAGCCTTTACTGTCCCATGCTTTAAGCGTCGTCAGCATAAAAACGTGAGCAGTGTTGGAATGAACAGGTTGAGTACTTATTTTCTGGAAGAGAAGCCAGAAAGCAAGTATAAGGAGGCCCAGGGCCGGTATTATAAGTCTTAGTCGGGACAATAGTGTTGAATTACAATAAGCCCAATTCCAGCTTGGCTTCATCGCTCAGCCTATCGGGATCCCAAGGTGGATCGAAAGTGAGTTCAACCCAAACGCTTTTAAGTTGCGACATGTATTCCACTGCTGTTTTCACCTCAATGGGCAACGTATCAGCTACAGGGCAATTGGGTGCCGTGACTGTCATCAGGATTTTTGCGTTCATTTCAGCGTCGACCGTGATGTCATAAATCATCCCCATATCCCAGATATTCACTGGTATTTCCGGGTCAAAAACCGTTTTGATCCGCGAAATTATTTCCTGCACCATTGGGCTAGTTGTATCCATGTTATGCTTGTTTTTCGTATTTGGTTTTAAATGCCAGCGCGTAAAGTTTCATTTGTTTGATCATCCCGTTGAGTCCATTGGCGCGGGTTGGTGACAGATGTTCGCGCAATCCGATTTCGTCAATAAAATGCATGTCACATTTAATAATGTCATCGGGAGTTGAGTTTGACAAAACGCTGATGAGGATAGCTGCAATGCCTTTTGTAATAAGCGCGTCGCTGTCACCTTCAAAAAAAACAGCGCCATCTTTGTACGATGCCGTGATCCACACCTGCGACTGACAGCCGGAAATCAGGTTGGATGGATTCTTTTTTGTTTCGTCGAGCGCGGGCAACGATTTTCCGATATCAATGATATAATTGTACTTATCGAGCCAGTCTTCAAAATTCGAAAAGCTGCCGGATAATTCGGCCGCTTTTTCAGCAATGGTCTTCATTCAAAAATTGATTTTACTTTGGTGAGCGATTCGAAGAAATAGTCTATTTCTTCAATGGTATTGTAAATTGCGAACGAAATTCGCATGGTTCCGG from Bacteroidetes bacterium GWF2_43_63 carries:
- a CDS encoding FeS assembly SUF system protein, whose amino-acid sequence is MDTTSPMVQEIISRIKTVFDPEIPVNIWDMGMIYDITVDAEMNAKILMTVTAPNCPVADTLPIEVKTAVEYMSQLKSVWVELTFDPPWDPDRLSDEAKLELGLL
- a CDS encoding Fe-S metabolism protein SufE produces the protein MKTIAEKAAELSGSFSNFEDWLDKYNYIIDIGKSLPALDETKKNPSNLISGCQSQVWITASYKDGAVFFEGDSDALITKGIAAILISVLSNSTPDDIIKCDMHFIDEIGLREHLSPTRANGLNGMIKQMKLYALAFKTKYEKQA